One genomic region from Manis pentadactyla isolate mManPen7 chromosome 12, mManPen7.hap1, whole genome shotgun sequence encodes:
- the TSPYL4 gene encoding testis-specific Y-encoded-like protein 4, with translation MSGLREGNSFPVAETCGLATPDHASGHPALNQCQDEKTEAAQVRAGAGEGGLETAAEGGAARGPAIWGPPLRIRVAGSRGRSATKVGQKEVTPPTEGREAASACASVATYSSQENGCPRREKAPEACGAGGLGFQTMMPRAKIKEMTKKCSVSAAAEKEGVAEEVVEEKKVIQKEKKVVGGMKEETRARAPKVNNCMDSLEAIDQELSNVNAQADRAFHQLERKFGRMRRLHMQRRSFIIQNIPGFWVTAFRNHPQLSPMISGQDEDMMRYMVNLEVEELKHPRAGCKFKFIFQSNPYFRNEGLVKEYERRSSGRVVSLATPIRWHRGQDPQSHIHRNREGNTIPSFFNWFSDHSLLEFDRIAEIIKAELWPNPLQYYLMGEGPRRGFRDPARQPVESPRSFRFQSG, from the coding sequence ATGAGCGGCCTGCGTGAGGGCAACAGCTTCCCTGTCGCTGAAACCTGCGGCCTCGCTACTCCTGATCATGCCTCGGGACACCCGGCCCTAAACCAGTGCCAGGACGAGAAAACGGAGGCAGCACAGGTGAGGGCAGGCGCAGGTGAGGGCGGCTTGGAGACTGCGGCGGAAGGAGGAGCAGCCCGGGGCCCCGCGATCTGGGGCCCCCCGCTCCGCATTCGAGTTGCAGGGAGTCGCGGCCGCTCAGCGACCAAAGTGGGCCAGAAGGAGGTTACCCCTCCCACCGAAGGCCGGGAGGCAGCCTCCGCCTGCGCCTCGGTGGCGACCTACAGTAGTCAGGAAAATGGCTGTCCGCGTAGAGAGAAAGCTCCAGAAGCCTGTGGCGCAGGGGGTTTGGGGTTTCAGACGATGATGCCTCGCGCTAAAATCAAGGAAATGACAAAAAAGTGCTCCGTTTCTGCAGCAGCAGAAAAAGAGGGAGTAGCTGAGGAGGTGGTGGAGGAAAAGAAGGtgatacaaaaggaaaaaaaggtggTAGGAGGAATGAAAGAGGAAACTCGGGCCAGGGCCCCGAAGGTCAATAACTGCATGGACTCGCTGGAGGCCATCGATCAGGAACTGTCAAATGTAAATGCTCAGGCTGACAGGGCCTTCCATCAGCTGGAGCGCAAGTTTGGCCGGATGCGAAGGCTCCATATGCAGCGCAGAAGTTTCATTATCCAAAATATCCCAGGTTTCTGGGTCACTGCCTTTCGAAACCACCCCCAGCTGTCACCTATGATCAGTGGCCAAGATGAAGACATGATGAGGTATATGGTCAATTTGGAGGTGGAGGAGCTTAAACACCCCAGAGCAGGCTGCAAATTCAAGTTCATCTTTCAGAGTAACCCCTACTTCCGAAATGAGGGGCTGGTCAAGGAATATGAGCGCAGATCCTCTGGCCGGGTGGTGTCTCTTGCCACTCCAATCCGCTGGCACCGAGGCCAAGACCCCCAGTCCCATATCCACAGGAACCGGGAAGGGAACACTATCCCCAGTTTCTTCAATTGGTTCTCCGACCACAGCCTTCTAGAATTCGACAGGATTGCTGAGATTATCAAAGCAGAACTGTGGCCCAATCCCCTACAATACTACCTGATGGGTGAAGGGCCCCGCAGAGGATTTCGAGACCCAGCAAGGCAGCCAGTGGAGAGCCCCAGGTCCTTCAGGTTCCAGTCTGGCTAA